One genomic region from Camelus bactrianus isolate YW-2024 breed Bactrian camel chromosome 3, ASM4877302v1, whole genome shotgun sequence encodes:
- the GPX3 gene encoding glutathione peroxidase 3 yields the protein MARLFRASCLLSLLLAGFVPPSRGQEKLKMDCHAGASGTIYEYGALTIDGEEYIPFKKYAGKYILFVNVASYUGLTSQYIELNALQEELGPFGLVILGFPCNQFGKQEPGENSEILSSLKYVRPGGGFVPNFQLFEKGDVNGEKEQKFYTFLKNSCPPTSELLGSPGRLFWEPMKVHDIRWNFEKFLVGPDGIPIMRWYHRTTVNTVKMDILAYMRRRAALEAKGK from the exons ATGGCCCGGCTCTTCCGGgcatcctgccttctctccctgctcCTGGCCGGCTTCGTCCCGCCGAGCCGGGGACAGGAGAAGTTGAAG ATGGACTGCCACGCTGGAGCGAGCGGCACCATCTACGAGTACGGAGCCCTCACCATCGACGGGGAGGAGTACATCCCCTTTAAGAAGTATGCTGGCAAATACATCCTCTTTGTCAACGTGGCCAGCTACTGAGGCCTGACAAGCCAGTACATTG AACTGAATGCACTACAGGAAGAGCTGGGGCCATTTGGTCTGGTCATTCTGGGCTTCCCCTGCAACCAATTCGGAAAACAGGAACCAGGAGAGAACTCGGAGATCCTATCCAGCCTCAA GTATGTCCGACCAGGTGGGGGCTTCGTTCCGAACTTCCAACTCTTTGAGAAAGGGGATGTGAACGGGGAGAAAGAGCAGAAGTTCTACACATTCCTGAAG AACTCCTGTCCTCCCACCTCGGAGCTCCTAGGCTCACCTGGCCGCCTCTTCTGGGAACCCATGAAGGTCCACGACATCCGCTGGAACTTTGAGAAGTTCCTGGTGGGGCCAGACGGTATACCCATCATGCGCTGGTACCACCGGACCACGGTCAACACTGTCAAGATGGACATCCTGGCCTACATGCGGCGGCGGGCGGCCCTGGAGGCCAAGGGGAAGTAA